A genomic window from Leptolyngbya sp. BL0902 includes:
- a CDS encoding MEDS domain-containing protein → MTTTVRLDTDAATSPIIDMGFTAEPFPANTHMCYIFNDEDERREVVARYTNSGITSEELVGYFADLDNADLLEEYLMSIGIHPPDARHRDHVMFCPAHTVYCPDGHFTAKGMISRLKDLHHTCQENHWPNVRVTGEMSWALSPHITGAEELVEYESRLNLLMETHPLTAICQYDANQFDGATLFEILQVHPMMVVRGQIVRNPYYIPPEEFLTRHGLPLDG, encoded by the coding sequence ATGACTACGACCGTCAGGCTTGATACCGATGCAGCCACCAGCCCGATTATCGATATGGGGTTTACGGCGGAGCCCTTTCCGGCCAATACCCACATGTGCTACATCTTCAACGATGAGGACGAGCGGCGCGAGGTGGTGGCCCGCTATACCAACAGCGGCATTACTAGCGAGGAGTTGGTGGGCTATTTTGCCGATCTGGATAATGCCGATTTGCTAGAAGAATACCTCATGTCCATTGGCATTCATCCCCCCGACGCCCGCCACCGCGACCATGTGATGTTCTGCCCCGCCCATACGGTCTATTGCCCCGATGGCCACTTTACGGCCAAGGGGATGATTAGCCGTCTCAAAGACCTCCATCATACCTGCCAAGAAAACCACTGGCCTAACGTGCGGGTGACGGGGGAAATGTCCTGGGCGCTGTCTCCCCACATCACCGGGGCCGAAGAACTGGTGGAGTACGAGTCTCGCCTCAATTTGCTGATGGAAACCCATCCCCTCACGGCCATCTGCCAGTACGATGCCAACCAGTTTGATGGGGCCACCCTGTTTGAGATCCTCCAAGTGCATCCGATGATGGTGGTGCGCGGCCAGATCGTCCGCAATCCTTACTACATCCCGCCCGAAGAGTTCCTGACCCGTCACGGATTGCCCCTCGATGGCTAA
- a CDS encoding MBL fold metallo-hydrolase, which produces MSYAVPSGSHSSRDAVPDHPPSQFLVRFWGVRGNIPTPGPDTVRYGGNTACVEVQVADQRLIFDGGTGLRSLGLQLAQQDRPVEAHLFFTHTHWDRIQGFPFFHPAFDADSHLHIYGATALNGASIKQRLTEQMLRPNFFKPLQAMTADLAFHTIQPGSHLKIGDVSIDTVSLNPHTAALGYRVTWQGKSMVYASDTDPDAAVADPNLLFLAAAADLLIFDGTYLDMAYADLQSHHQAPWEMGVEIAKASGVKRLLLFHHNPCHSDSYLAQLEGHIQAAFPQAALAQEGMIIDLLQGGSPQPTDPG; this is translated from the coding sequence ATGTCCTACGCTGTTCCATCTGGATCCCACTCTTCTCGCGACGCTGTTCCTGATCATCCCCCATCCCAATTTTTGGTGCGCTTCTGGGGCGTGCGGGGCAATATCCCCACCCCCGGCCCCGATACCGTGCGCTATGGCGGCAACACCGCCTGTGTCGAAGTGCAGGTGGCGGATCAACGCCTGATTTTTGATGGCGGTACGGGGCTGCGATCCCTGGGGCTTCAGTTAGCCCAGCAGGATCGGCCCGTGGAGGCCCATCTGTTTTTTACCCATACCCACTGGGATCGAATCCAGGGGTTTCCGTTTTTCCATCCCGCCTTCGATGCGGACAGTCATCTACACATCTATGGGGCCACCGCTCTGAATGGGGCCTCCATCAAGCAGCGCCTCACCGAGCAAATGCTGCGGCCCAACTTTTTTAAGCCGTTGCAGGCGATGACCGCTGACCTAGCCTTTCACACCATCCAGCCCGGTAGCCACCTCAAGATTGGCGACGTGAGCATTGATACCGTCAGCCTCAATCCTCATACCGCTGCCCTGGGCTATCGGGTGACATGGCAGGGAAAGTCGATGGTCTATGCCAGCGACACCGATCCCGATGCGGCAGTGGCAGACCCCAACCTTCTCTTTTTGGCCGCCGCCGCCGATTTGCTGATTTTTGACGGCACCTACCTCGACATGGCCTACGCCGACCTACAAAGCCATCACCAAGCCCCGTGGGAAATGGGCGTGGAGATTGCCAAGGCCAGCGGCGTTAAGCGGCTGCTGTTGTTTCACCACAACCCCTGCCACAGCGATAGTTACCTCGCCCAGCTTGAAGGCCATATTCAGGCGGCCTTTCCCCAAGCGGCCTTGGCGCAGGAGGGGATGATCATTGATCTCCTCCAGGGGGGCTCACCCCAGCCGACCGATCCGGGATAA